The proteins below are encoded in one region of Telopea speciosissima isolate NSW1024214 ecotype Mountain lineage chromosome 10, Tspe_v1, whole genome shotgun sequence:
- the LOC122644003 gene encoding probable serine/threonine-protein kinase PBL16, which produces MGNCCFMLQPSVYNVSSNAKTDSPKNQSPSAKVRKEFSKLPSNPEEVEDLRRDSATNPLIAFSYNELKIITENFRQDYVLGGGGFGSVYKGFITEDIREGLQPLQVAVKVHDGDNSHQGHREWLAEVIFLGQLSHPNLVKLVGYCCEDDYRVLIYEYMARGSVENNLFSRVLLPLPWAIRMKIAFGAAKGLAFLHEAEKPVIYRDFKTSNILLDMDYNAKLSDFGLAKDGPVGDKTHVSTRIMGTHGYAAPEYIMTGHLTPRSDVYSFGIVLLELLSGRKSLDKFRPAREKNLADWALPMLSQKKKVLNIVDPRLEGDYPVKAIHKVAMLSYHCLNRNPKARPLMRDIVETLEPLQVAVDVLSAPPPPTFINGSPVVQPK; this is translated from the exons ATGGGGAACTGTTGTTTTATGTTGCAACCGTCGGTTTACAACGTATCTTCTAATGCAAAGACAG ATTCCCCAAAAAACCAGAGCCCATCCGCCAAAGTAAGAAAGGAATTTAGTAAGTTACCATCAAATCCTGAAGAAGTAGAGGACCTTCGTCGGGATTCGGCCACAAATCCTCTGATTGCTTTTTCTTACAATGAGCTAAAGATAATTACAGAAAATTTCAGGCAGGATTACGTATTGGGTGGAGGAGGATTTGGAAGTGTTTATAAAGGGTTCATTACTGAGGATATAAGAGAGGGGCTTCAACCCCTTCAAGTAGCTGTAAAGGTTCATGATGGGGATAACAGTCACCAGGGCCACAGGGAATGGCTG GCAGAGGTTATATTTCTTGGACAACTTTCTCATCCAAATCTAGTGAAACTTGTTGGATACTGCTGCGAAGATGACTATAGGGTATTGATTTATGAGTATATGGCTCGGGGTAGTGTGGAAAACAATCTCTTTTCAA GAGTATTGCTTCCTCTACCTTGGGCTATCAGAATGAAGATTGCATTTGGTGCTGCAAAAGGACTTGCATTTCTCCATGAAGCTGAGAAACCAGTTATTTATCGTGATTTCAAGACGTCAAATATTTTGCTAGACATG GACTACAATGCCAAGCTTTCGGACTTTGGCCTTGCAAAAGATGGACCCGTGGGTGACAAGACTCATGTGTCTACACGCATTATGGGGACACATGGATATGCAGCTCCAGAGTATATAATGACAG GACACTTGACTCCTAGAAGTGATGTCTACAGTTTTGGCATTGTTCTTCTAGAGCTTCTTTCTGGGAGAAAATCCTTAGACAAGTTCAGACCGGCTCGAGAGAAAAATCTGGCTGATTGGGCCCTCCCAATGCTCAGTCAAAAGAAGAAAGTTCTCAACATTGTAGACCCAAGATTAGAAGGAGATTATCCAGTCAAAGCCATCCACAAGGTAGCCATGCTTTCTTATCACTGTCTGAACCGAAATCCAAAGGCAAGGCCCTTGATGAGAGATATAGTGGAGACTCTGGAGCCTCTCCAGGTTGCTGTTGATGTACTAagtgctcctcctcctccaacttttATCAATGGATCCCCAGTTGTACAGCCTAAATGA